A genomic region of Coraliomargarita sinensis contains the following coding sequences:
- a CDS encoding sigma-70 family RNA polymerase sigma factor, which yields MSTSGSVTESIFPAQDAPVTDRDLDWAVVQKVQAGNVGAFDQLVQKYREQIFSVIYNMTSNREDASDLTQETFIKAFQAIGRFRGKSSFFTWIYRIGVNTTMTFLKKRNRRRYISYENINEEASSSEIVERLTASNRSEKGALVSELQEKLNDALQKLSPKHRTVVVLHEIEGLEHAEIAEITQTSPGTVRSRLHYAKQQLQSYLQDYLT from the coding sequence ATGTCTACCTCGGGCTCAGTGACCGAATCAATCTTCCCGGCACAGGACGCGCCTGTGACGGATCGTGATTTGGACTGGGCGGTGGTCCAAAAGGTGCAGGCCGGGAATGTCGGTGCTTTTGATCAGCTCGTACAAAAGTATCGGGAGCAAATTTTTTCGGTCATCTACAACATGACCAGCAATCGAGAGGATGCTTCGGATCTGACTCAGGAAACATTTATCAAGGCCTTTCAGGCGATTGGCCGGTTTCGGGGGAAGTCGTCGTTCTTTACCTGGATCTACCGTATTGGGGTCAACACCACGATGACCTTCCTCAAAAAGCGTAACCGACGTCGCTACATTAGCTACGAGAATATCAATGAGGAGGCTTCCAGCTCGGAAATCGTGGAACGCCTGACGGCCTCAAACCGTTCCGAAAAAGGAGCTCTGGTCAGCGAATTACAGGAAAAATTGAACGACGCCTTGCAAAAATTGTCTCCTAAACATCGCACTGTTGTTGTTTTACATGAAATTGAGGGGCTGGAACATGCCGAGATTGCTGAAATTACCCAGACATCTCCTGGCACGGTGCGCTCCCGCCTTCATTACGCCAAACAGCAATTACAATCCTACCTACAAGACTACCTTACGTAG
- a CDS encoding S1C family serine protease: MLSRFAWIVTLGCFAAQFLSAELPNALALQQRLIEVFEQNKGAIVRVKAAYAQPEVVDGKAKIMLRVGTGFFISKEGHVLVSASRAAGANRVWVEYEGKSYATEPIGHDRLTNISVLRVLTPPEEFSIINLDTSVGHPKLGAIAVAIACPLDFSPSPSMGIFTGIDKKLARQIFPTEYIRTTIPVDAGQGGCPILDINGRFIGMSVASIPDVGGSYCLPVDALVRVRDDLIFSGKIIHSWLGFEVKAELNDLDSNEVILSKVHPDAPAAKAGLREGDRLLAIGGREIQEVTDVRGAIFFTRANQYTSIKFERDKQIQEVSVKTLPRPEDVPEIAPSEESEKPNDPGETDLEAESQTGEGATTPEQAVAQ; encoded by the coding sequence ATGCTATCACGCTTTGCTTGGATCGTCACGCTAGGTTGCTTCGCTGCGCAATTTCTCAGCGCAGAGCTTCCCAACGCTTTGGCTCTGCAACAACGCCTGATCGAGGTGTTTGAGCAGAACAAAGGTGCGATTGTCAGAGTTAAAGCGGCCTATGCTCAGCCCGAGGTGGTCGATGGTAAGGCCAAGATCATGCTGCGCGTCGGCACGGGCTTTTTTATCAGTAAGGAGGGGCATGTGCTGGTCAGTGCCAGTCGTGCTGCCGGAGCCAACCGGGTATGGGTCGAATACGAAGGCAAGTCTTATGCCACCGAACCGATCGGGCATGACCGACTCACCAATATTTCCGTACTGCGGGTCCTGACTCCCCCGGAAGAATTTTCTATTATCAATCTGGATACGAGTGTGGGTCACCCCAAGCTCGGAGCGATTGCGGTTGCGATTGCCTGTCCTCTGGACTTCAGCCCCTCTCCCTCAATGGGGATCTTCACAGGAATTGATAAAAAACTGGCCCGTCAAATATTCCCGACCGAGTATATTCGCACGACAATCCCGGTCGATGCAGGGCAAGGCGGGTGCCCCATTTTGGATATCAACGGACGGTTTATCGGCATGTCGGTTGCTTCGATTCCTGACGTAGGTGGGTCCTACTGCCTGCCCGTAGATGCGCTGGTGCGTGTGCGCGACGATCTGATTTTCTCAGGTAAGATCATTCACAGCTGGTTGGGCTTTGAAGTGAAAGCGGAGCTGAATGATTTGGATTCCAATGAGGTTATTCTTTCCAAGGTACACCCGGATGCACCAGCGGCCAAAGCGGGTTTACGGGAGGGAGATCGACTGCTCGCCATCGGTGGACGTGAGATTCAGGAAGTGACCGATGTGCGTGGGGCAATTTTCTTCACTCGGGCGAATCAATATACCTCGATCAAATTTGAGCGGGATAAACAGATTCAGGAAGTTTCGGTTAAGACATTGCCCCGACCGGAAGATGTCCCGGAAATAGCCCCGTCTGAAGAGAGCGAGAAGCCAAACGACCCAGGCGAGACTGATCTAGAGGCAGAAAGTCAGACCGG